The Festucalex cinctus isolate MCC-2025b chromosome 16, RoL_Fcin_1.0, whole genome shotgun sequence sequence TGCCCACAGTACATCCGCTCCTGCATCATCGTCGGTCGTCTTCCTCACCTAATGCTGGTCTCCAAGGACAGTCTTTACTGTCAGCTTCCCGCCTCCAGCTTTGTCACGCCTTCCTACAGGTAAGGCTGCAGCTCAGACGGAGAACCAATCAGGAGCCAGGTAGAGGACTTTGGTTTGTGTTCCAGTCGCCGGACGCCTCAGCCATCTCCTTGTCCTGGAGGGTCTGACGGCTCTCCGCCGCGCTCGCTGTGGGCCTTCAACACCCGGCTGAGGGTCCGATTGCTCTGCGCCACCTATGTCAACGTCAACATCCGAGACATCGACAAGGTTCGTCTGCCGATCTATGTCTCATGTGATCTTAGTCCAACTGTTTCATGTGTGTAGATTTACGTGAGAACGGGGATTTATCATGGAGGAGAGCCACTGTGCGACAATGTCAACACACAAAGAGTCCCGTGCTCCAACCCGAGGTAAGTATAGGAGTTCAAACATGTATCTTTACTTCTTAAGTACACTGAGTACTATTACCACCCTGAATAACACATAGATGGAACGAATGGCTGACCTATGACATCTACCTGGCCGACCTGCCCCGCTCAGCCCGACTCTGCCTGTCTATCTGCTCGGTGAAGGGAAGGAAAGGAGCTAAGGAGGTAGGAAAAGAGAGAGGAAGGGAAACAGGAAGTTCGAGAGGAGAGGAAGCTAAGCCACCAAATGGATGTCTCTCTGTATGAATGTTGTTTCTCAGGAACACTGTCCACTAGCCTGGGGAAACGTCAACCTTTTCGACTATAAGGACATTCTGGTTTCGGGGAAAGTGGCGCTCAGTTTATGGCCCGTCCCTCACGGCCTCGAGGACTTGCTGAACCCTATCGGGGTGGCTGGGTCCAATCCTAACAAGGTACGCCACCTGGGGTTTTTGTGCCTGCTCTTGGGTCCCGGATGAACTCCCCTAATTGGTTGTTCCTGATCTCTAGGAATCTCCTTGTGTCGAACTCGAGTTTTCCTGGTTCAACCAGCCGGTTGTTTTTCCAGACGAGCAGCAAATTGAAGAACACGCCAACTGGACCATCAGCAGGGAGCTCGGGTTCAACTACACGCATGGCCTggtaacacacacatgcatatacACAACAGGTCTCGCAGACAGACGGTTAGAGCCTGTCTCACTATGTAGAACAGTCGCCTGGCGTGCGACAGCAGTGTTTCAGAAGCAGATGCTGAGCAGCTTCGATGCCTTTGCTCTAAAGATCCTCTGTACGAACTTTCGGAACAAGAGAAGGACTTCCTGTGGAGACACAGGTGAGGTCTGAACTTCCCGCTCGTTCAACCAAGCGTCTCGTctctaatttttttgtgtgtgtgtgcgtctctCTTTTGCAGACATTACTGTGTCAATATCCCAGAGTCTCTTCCCAAGTTGCTTCTTTCTGTCAAATGGAATTCCAGAGATGAAGTATCTCAGGTAGGAGATGTACAACAGACTTCCAGAGGTGGGAGTCAGAAGCTTCATAGAATCTTGCTCAGTCACATCAGTAGTTCAAGCCCGATAAGTACCAAGTCAAGTCCAGCCAGGCAGACAGTCAAAGAAATTCTCAAAGGGAAGGAGAGTTCCTTCCTCTTGTTGAAATGCACACATTTGCCTTCACACCTCCACCAGCTGTTGCAAAACACTATTTAATGTACAAAAACCTGGGAAAACTGAATTGAGTGGCCCCTTGCTTCCCTGTCTCCCCACCCCCTACTACCAGATGTACTGCCTTTTGAAGGAGTGGCCTCTGATGGAGTCCGAGTCAGCTCTGGAGTTGCTGGACTGCAACTTTCCCGACCCGATGGTGAGAGAGTTTGCACTGCGCTGCCTGGTCCAGAGTCTGACGGATGACAAGCTGTCCCAGTACCTACTGCAGCTCGTACAGGTTCGCCATTCGCCGTCGGGGAAAGGTACGCCACCATCAACGGAACACACGTAGAAGTATCTTTGTCATGTACTTTCAGGTGTTGAAGTATGAGATGTACCTGGACAACCCGCTGGCCCGTTTCCTTATCAAGAAAGCCCTGACCAATCAGAGGATTGGACACTTCTTCTTCTGGCATCTCAAGTGAGCAAGGAGGGGATGACTCGTGAGGCCAACGCACGAAACCAATATTGACATTTTGTTGTCGGCAGGTCAGAGATGCACAACAAGACAGTGTCGCGTCGATTTGGCCTGCTGCTGGAGGCTTTCTGCAGAGCCTGTGGCATGTACCTCAAACACCTGAATCGACAGGTGAGGAGGCCCTTCTGTTGTTGTCCTTGATTGGCTGATCCACGAGTTGTTTACTTATGTGCATGCAGGTGGAGGCAATGGATAAACTGGTGAACCTCACAGATACGCTGAAACAGGAAAAGAAGGACGAGACGCAGAAAGTAAGGAACGGAAGCAAGCCTTGCGCCCGAGTCTGACTCATCACGTAACcccgtgctgtgattggttgttagacTCAGATGAAGTTCCTGGTTGAGCACATGTCCCGTCCAGATTACATGGAAGCTCTGCAAGGATTTGTCTCTCCGTTGAACCCTGTGCACCAGCTAGGACACCTCAGGTGATACTCTACTTGACTTTGATTTCCTACTTGGGAGTCTATGAAACTTGACCTTGTGTGGCCAGGCTGGAGGAGTGCAGGATAATGTCATCAGCGAAGCGTCCCCTGTGGTTGAACTGGGAGAACCCTGACATCATGTCGGAGCTGCTCTTCACCAATAATGAGATCATCTTCAAGAATGGCGATGGTAGGACGTTTTCCACAGGATTGTGGGTGACATGGCTTTCGTGTAACCACCGTGTTTTTCCAGATCTACGGCAGGACATGCTGACGCTACAGATCATCAAGATTATGGAAAATATCTGGCAGAACCAAGGCCTGGATCTGCGGTTAGACATTAGTGAAAATGACAGACACCCTTGACACCCGATTCACACTTTTGTGTATTTTGGTCTCAGCATGCTCCCCTATGGATGCCTGTCCATCGGCGACTGTGTTGGTCTCATCGAGGTCGTGAAGAGCAGTTTTACCATCATGCAGATTCAGTGCAAAGGAGGCCTGAAGGGGGCGCTACAGTTCAACTCCAACACTTTGCACCACTGGATTAAAGACAAGAATCGTGGAGAGGCGTCAGTATATGTCTGTCTGTGTGTCCGTTTGTCGGTTCCACATGACAAATCTGTGAGATTACTTGGCCACATTAGGTGAAGCGCAATTTAGGCAACACTGCACAGGAATCCAACTTGTTTAGTGTAGCCTCGCTCTTTTCAGGTATGACCGTGCCATCGACTTGTTCACCAGGTCGTGTGCCGGCTACTGCGTGGCCACGTTCATTCTGGGAATCGGCGACCGGCATAATTCCAACATCATGGTGAAGGAGAACGGACAGGTGAGCCCTCCTGCTCCCCTACGTCCAGCCCATCTCTGACCGCCAGCTTTCCCACAGCTCTTCCACATCGACTTCGGTCACTTCCTGGACCACAAGAAAAAGAAGTTCGGCTACAAGCGAGAGCGCGTCCCCTTCGTCCTCACGCAGGACTTCCTGATCGTCATCAGCAAAGGAGTCCAAGAGTCGATAAAGACAAAGGAGTTTGACAGGTGGTCTCAAGTCTTTTTCCCGCCTGCCTGTCGATCCGTATCCAAGCACGTTTCTCACCCGCGCCTCGCCGCCAGATTTCAGGAAATGTGCTACAAGGCCTACCTGGCCATTCGCCAGCACGCCAGTCTTTTTATCAACTTGTTCTCGCTGCTGCTCGGATGCGGGATGCCTGAACTGCAGAGCTTCGACGATATCGCCTACCTGAGAAAAACACTGGCACTGGGTAAACACACGTGCGCACACATACGAAAAACAGTGAAAACAATGGCAAACCGTTTGAACATGTATTCAATACGCTTGATTTTCAGCTTGAGGACAATGTACTAGTTCAATAGCACACTCTTTCTCCTCAGTATTAAGATAATTTGGCACACGAGTAGGCTATTGAATAAATGCCCAaatagtagagatagaccgatatgggttTTTTGGGACCGAtacgatgccgattattagtagtcaagaacaccgataaccgatatttggagccgatattcatttccactataaaaaaaaaaaaaagagcaaatattagcatcaaaatctggaaaaaaatacaaactccagctctgaattttttttttattttaaagcatatgtttattgagcaagttttagggttagtaaaatattgggggtttatttatttatttattttacttagttAATAGTCTTTTTAgtcttttttccgttttttttttttttttctggatctATTATTGGTCATATGATTCTTcgaaatggccgatgccgatatttgtcaaaatgctgaatatcggtgccgataatcggcccagccgataatcggtctatccctaccaaATAGCGTCATCACATCATGGCAAGTCGTTCGGTTACATTGGCCTTAAGATGGATATGAAGTATTTTGAATTAAAGTTAAAACGATATCTACGGCTTATGTTTTGGGGACAGAGAAAAGCCAGCAGGAGGCGCTGGAGTACTTCAGCAAACAGATGAATGACGCCCATCATGGAGGCTGGAGCACCAAGATGGACTGGATCTTCCACACTATCCGACATATGCCCAATGAGCACTAACTAACGCACACGCACTACAGCGTTGTCACAGCAACGCCAATCTCAGGGTTGCGGGTCCGAGAATGCCAAAGGCGTCTTCCCCTTCTTTGGTGCTAATGTTAAGCCAGTGAGCTGCTGTTGTAGCATACATTTGAAACAAACTTTATTGACCAGCTGCtgtgacataaaaaataaaaagcaataaaaactttGAGACAATCAGCCTTAGCCAATCAGAGTGGGATTTCGATAGCAGAGGTCAAAGTAATAAGCGGGGATACACCTTCAAAATTTTGGGTCAAACTTTTGAATTATCTCATCTACAGCAGCATAATTGGTGGATGATAAAGATTATATGCTTCTAGGAATGATTATGATGTGATCACTGTGTATTGATTTGGTGCACTAcgtgtatcgtgatgtttgcacTGTGTGACAGTACTTCGCTAGAACAAAGTGTGACttttgctaaataaataaatgaaaaaaagatttataGCAGTAGTCTTTTGCTATGCCACTTACAAAACGCTATTTGTTCTGTTAAGAACAGTGCCGAACACCAATAGTTGGTCTTCTTTTTGCTTAAGTGCAAATTCAAAAGCTTGTCAGAATAAAGTCCATATAGTTTGTCTTCACTTTAAGAAAATGCAGCACCAAGTTGGTCttctttttagaaaataaaggacATAGACATGTGCAAATTGCGTTATCAGAAGACAAACTATGCAATATCAAActagtgattcccaaccaaatGCCACAACACTTTAGTGTGCCGTAGGAAATGGTACAACGCCACTTGATTGGTCTGAAaattatttactacaaataacGTATCTTTAGTTCATCTATGCCAATGATGTATAGTGATTGGCAGGACAATTAAGAGGTATGATAAACACCTCTTACCATTCCTATAAGACATTttattgtgaacaatatttagccttggctcaatattggttgggaaacactgcataAAACCACCACCATAACTTTTCACCAAGACTACTCACCACTCCGTCGCCCAGCAAGTGACACCTGCTACAATGATGAAGAATTTTTCAAACAAGGagggagagggggaaaaaaaacagccgtGTGCGTTTTCCTCTCTTGTTTTATTATAAAAGTTGCTTCTACGTTAACtgtgaacaaaaaaaacccaaacaaaaaaacaaaacaaaacatgacaatgAAGAGTCCAGGGTCTCCATGGCAACATACGGGTAAGCATGGCTGAAGGGAGGGGGCTGGTGTTGGGTTAACCATGGCAAcaatggtggtggggggggcctCTATTATCAACGTCCTCAGACTTCACCTTACCTACACAtgagcgcgcacacacacacacacacacacagtcgctcgctcgctcactcatcCCGAGTGTGTTTATCTCACATCTGGGACCCACCACACAGGAAGCAAGGTGCTTTGAGAactcataattacaattaaaaaggcATCAGCCCATTGGGGGTAGTGTCTGTCACTGCGGGCGACACAAgtgcctctgattggctgtaaCCGAGCCTCTTGTGAAGCTCCGCCCCTGCCACTTTATAAGCCAATCAGCAGCTTGGAgacatgtcttaaaaaaaaaacaaaaaaaacaacgcaaaatatttgaatgtttgactttacctctcctctctctctctctctctctctctcactctctttcacacgcacgcacacagatgcccacacgcacgcactcacacacaacCGCAGGTCCCTACtcgtcatcctcctcctcttcatcgtcATCCTCGCCCtcgtcatcctcctcttcctcaacgCCCTGCGCGGACGAACCGGGGTTCCTGGCGTATGAGACGCCACCCCGATATGCTACCATATCCTGGGAAGACAGAAAGTACAGTGAATCACTGCTTATTGCAACAGGAAAACCTTACAAACTCACGACAGGTGAAAAGCCATAATCATATTTTTAAAGTCTTACCCGTGCCACATgctttaaacacattaaaacaCACAGTAAACACTTTGGAGTAAAAAAAGTGCTAATATAAAATGGAGAGAAAATACAGTGATCGTTGTTCAGTCTTCTTAAGTGTTGTGTACTGTGAACACCCCTAGGTGGCAGTAAAGACTAAGTTACGGAGTTCCAAAGCCGAGAGGGAAATAAGCCTTTCTTAATACAACAGCAGCATCCTTCCGCCCTAACTGAAGCATATTCAGGAGTTCATCTTCTTAATGGAAAGTATCTTCCTCTGGCGCTTAGGCTCACTAGCAGAAACCTTCAGGGGCCATAATGGGGCTTAATACCAAACTAAAATTGTTCCAGTCGACAATGTGTGGTGTTaccagcagccaatcagagcccAAGAGACAAAGACTGTCTAAATGTCCATGATACATGCTGACTTTTTACTGCATTATCAATATTTACACATTTCAATCCTAAACTGTATTTCTATTAGTGTATAAAGTTCAAAACTGTAGATTTCCATGGCAGGCAACTAAATATGtttcacaaataaaaacaaaaatattaataataataagggggggggggggggggcagtgttGATGTGATATGTGACAAGCATTTTCTCACCCGGTCATATTTCTCCCGGAGTTTCTGCGCCTTCTCCTCGTACGGCAGCTTGTCGGACTGCGACAACTTGCTCCACATCTCGCCCAGCTTTTTGGCACAGTCGCCTATGGAGAGGCCGGGGTACTGCTGCTTCACACTCGGACGGTACTCGCTGCAGAACACGAAGAATGCAGACCTACGAGACGCGAGAGATGCATGTCGGTCAGCTCGATAAGGTGGCCAATTTCAACCAACAGGTAGGAACTGGACTTACGGGGGCCGCTTGGGTGCGTTGGGATCTTTCCTCTTGCGGCCTCTCTTTCCAAAGCCTTTGGGTGGGACGTATTCTCGCATCTCCCTGTTGTAGCGCAATTTGTCGGCCTTGGCCATGTCCTCAAAACACTTCTTATCACTGGGAGACAAACCCTGTCAAAGAGACAAATGTTCAACTCCAATAAGAGAATCACGACCCCAATTATCCCAATTATCGCCCATCTCACCTTCCATCGCTCCGAGCACTTCTTGGAGAACTCGGCGAAGTTGACTGACTGCTCCGGGTTCTTCTTGCGGTGCTCCTCTCGACACGTCTGCACGAAGAAGGCGTACGCAGACGTCTTCCCTTTGGGCTTGTTAACGTCCTTTCGCATCAT is a genomic window containing:
- the LOC144003840 gene encoding phosphatidylinositol 4,5-bisphosphate 3-kinase catalytic subunit alpha isoform, producing MAPRPSSGELWGLHLMPPRILVDCCLPNGMMVSLECLRETPLISIKQQLFTEARKYPLYHLLQEESSYIFVGVTQEAEREEFYDETRRLCDLRLFHPILKVIEPLGNREEKILNREIGFAIGMPVCEFEMMKDPEVQDFRRAILGVCREAMEEREGGGAHSQALYVYPPNVESSHQLPQHIYSKLDKGRLIVTIWVIVSPTNSKQKYTLKVSHDSLPEQLIAESIRKKSRSMHLSPQQLRLCVQEYQGQYILKVCGCDEYLLEKYPLSQYKYIRSCIIVGRLPHLMLVSKDSLYCQLPASSFVTPSYSRRTPQPSPCPGGSDGSPPRSLWAFNTRLRVRLLCATYVNVNIRDIDKIYVRTGIYHGGEPLCDNVNTQRVPCSNPRWNEWLTYDIYLADLPRSARLCLSICSVKGRKGAKEEHCPLAWGNVNLFDYKDILVSGKVALSLWPVPHGLEDLLNPIGVAGSNPNKESPCVELEFSWFNQPVVFPDEQQIEEHANWTISRELGFNYTHGLNSRLACDSSVSEADAEQLRCLCSKDPLYELSEQEKDFLWRHRHYCVNIPESLPKLLLSVKWNSRDEVSQMYCLLKEWPLMESESALELLDCNFPDPMVREFALRCLVQSLTDDKLSQYLLQLVQVLKYEMYLDNPLARFLIKKALTNQRIGHFFFWHLKSEMHNKTVSRRFGLLLEAFCRACGMYLKHLNRQVEAMDKLVNLTDTLKQEKKDETQKTQMKFLVEHMSRPDYMEALQGFVSPLNPVHQLGHLRLEECRIMSSAKRPLWLNWENPDIMSELLFTNNEIIFKNGDDLRQDMLTLQIIKIMENIWQNQGLDLRMLPYGCLSIGDCVGLIEVVKSSFTIMQIQCKGGLKGALQFNSNTLHHWIKDKNRGEAYDRAIDLFTRSCAGYCVATFILGIGDRHNSNIMVKENGQLFHIDFGHFLDHKKKKFGYKRERVPFVLTQDFLIVISKGVQESIKTKEFDRFQEMCYKAYLAIRQHASLFINLFSLLLGCGMPELQSFDDIAYLRKTLALEKSQQEALEYFSKQMNDAHHGGWSTKMDWIFHTIRHMPNEH
- the LOC144004051 gene encoding high mobility group protein B2-like encodes the protein MMRKDVNKPKGKTSAYAFFVQTCREEHRKKNPEQSVNFAEFSKKCSERWKGLSPSDKKCFEDMAKADKLRYNREMREYVPPKGFGKRGRKRKDPNAPKRPPSAFFVFCSEYRPSVKQQYPGLSIGDCAKKLGEMWSKLSQSDKLPYEEKAQKLREKYDRDMVAYRGGVSYARNPGSSAQGVEEEEDDEGEDDDEEEEDDE